A DNA window from Brassica napus cultivar Da-Ae chromosome A4, Da-Ae, whole genome shotgun sequence contains the following coding sequences:
- the LOC106392332 gene encoding long chain acyl-CoA synthetase 1 has translation MKSFAAKVEDGVRGENGKPSVGPVYRNLLSEKGFPPIDSDITTAWDIFSKSVKKFPDNKMLGWRRIVDEKVGPYMWKTYKEAYEEVLQIGSALRALGAEPGCRVGIYGVNCPQWIIAMEACAAHTLICVPLYDTLGSGAVDYIVDHAEIDFVFVQETKIKGLLEPDCKCARRLKAIVSFTNVSEEHNLKASEVGVKTYSWFDFLQMGCEKPEETTPPKPFNICTIMYTSGTSGDPKGVVLTHEAVATYIVGMDLFMDQFEDKMTDEDVYLSFLPLAHILDRMNEEYFFRKGASIGYYHGDLNVLRDDIQELKPTYLAGVPRVFERIHEGIQKALQELNPRRRFIFNALYKHKLAWLNRGYSHSKASPMADFIAFRKIRDKLGGRIRLLVSGGAPLSTEIEEFLRVTCCCFVVQGYGLTETLGGTAMGFPDEMCMLGTVGIPAVYNEIRLEEVAEMGYDPLGENPAGEICIRGKCLFSGYYKNPELTQEVMKDGWFHTGDIGEIQSNGVLKIIDRKKNLIKLSQGEYVALENLENIYGQNSLVQDIWVYGDSFKSMLVAVIVPNQETVKRWAKELGFTKPFEELCSLSEFQEHIISELKSTAEKNKLRKFEYIKAVTVETKPFDVARDLVTATLKNRRNNLLKYYQVQVDEMYRKLASKKI, from the exons atgaaGTCTTTCGCGGCGAAGGTGGAAGATGGAGTGAGAGGGGAAAACGGGAAGCCGTCGGTAGGTCCGGTGTACCGGAATCTTTTGTCGGAAAAAGGTTTTCCTCCAATAGATTCTGATATAACCACTGCTTGGGACATTTTCAG TAAATCAGTCAAGAAATTCCCTGACAACAAGATGCTTGGATGGCGTCGAATCGTCGATGAGAAG GTTGGACCGTATATGTGGAAAACTTACAAGGAAGCATACGAAGAAGTTCTACAGATTGGCTCTGCATTACGTGCTCTTGGAGCTGAGCCT GGGTGTCGAGTGGGGATCTATGGAGTTAATTGTCCTCAGTGGATCATAGCAATGGAG GCATGTGCGGCTCACACTCTAATCTGTGTACCTCTATATGATACCTTGG GTTCTGGAGCAGTGGATTATATCGTTGATCACGCGGAAATCGATTTTGTATTCGTCCAAGAGACCAAGATTAAAGGG CTTCTTGAGCCAGACTGCAAATGTGCTAGACGGCTAAAAGCTATAGTTTCCTTCACTAATGTGAGCGAAGAGCATAACCTCAAGGCTTCAGAAGTCGGAGTCAAAACGTACTCTTGGTTCGATTTTCTCCAAATG GGATGTGAGAAACCGGAAGAGACTACCCCGCCTAAGCCGTTTAATATATGCACCATAATGTACACGAGCGGCACGAGTGGTGACCCTAAAGGTGTGGTTTTGACTCATGAAGCTGTGGCCACTTACATTGTTGGCATGGATCTTTTCATGGACCAGTTCGAAGACAAG ATGACAGATGAGGATGTGTATCTCTCCTTCTTGCCGTTGGCTCACATTCTTGACCGTATGAATGAAGAATACTTCTTCCGCAAAGGGGCTTCCATTGGCTATTACCATGGA GATTTGAATGTGTTACGCGATGACATTCAAGAATTGAAACCAACTTATCTAGCTGGAGTTCCAAGAGTGTTTGAGAGAATCCACGAGGGTATTCAAAAGGCTCTTCAGGAACTTAACCCGAGAAGGAGATTTATCTTCAATGCTCTCTACAAGCA TAAGCTTGCATGGTTAAATCGTGGATACTCTCATAGCAAAGCTTCACCCATGGCTGACTTCATAGCCTTCAGAAAG ATTAGAGATAAATTGGGAGGTCGAATCCGGTTGCTTGTATCTGGAGGAGCACCTTTGAGCACAGAGATTGAAGAGTTCTTGAGAGTTACTTGTTGTTGCTTTGTCGTCCAAGGCTACG GTCTGACGGAGACGCTTGGAGGAACGGCTATGGGCTTCCCGGACGAGATGTGTATGCTAGGGACAGTCGGTATACCGGCGGTTTACAACGAGATACGGCTTGAGGAGGTGGCTGAAATGGGCTACGACCCACTTGGTGAAAATCCTGCAGGCGAGATCTGTATAAGAGGAAAATGTTTGTTTTCTGGTTATTACAAGAACCCTGAACTTACTCAAGAAGTCATGAAAGACGGATGGTTCCATACAG GAGATATTGGTGAGATTCAATCAAATGGAGTACTTAAGATAATTGATCGTAAGAAGAATTTGATCAAACTCTCTCAAGGGGAGTACGTTGCTCTTGAGAACTTGGAAAACATCTACGGTCAAAACTCTCTTGTCCAAGAT ATATGGGTTTATGGAGACAGCTTCAAATCAATGCTTGTCGCGGTGATTGTTCCAAACCAAGAAACCGTAAAACGGTGGGCTAAAGAACTTGGTTTTACTAAACCATTCGAAGAACTATGTTCTCTCTCGGAGTTTCAAGAGCACATCATTTCAGAACTGAAGTCCACGGCAGAGAAGAACAAG ctaagAAAGTTTGAGTACATCAAAGCAGTGACGGTGGAGACAAAACCTTTCGATGTAGCGAGAGACTTAGTGACTGCAACGCTCAAGAACCGGAGGAACAACCTGCTCAAGTATTATCag GTACAAGTCGACGAGATGTACAGAAAATTGGCGTCAAAGAAAATCTGA
- the LOC106392333 gene encoding WRKY transcription factor 23 yields the protein MEFTSFYHPSSLSVWEFGDLMAAERDSFELLGSQDIAAASPHSFLLETFQPQTQPFVKLPSADSTIFQAPPSNATTDKSVTSRVESFCSDHFLINSPATPNSSSFSSASSEAVNEEKAKRENQEEEEQNKSDTNKQVKPKNNSLKRQREPRVAFMTKSEVDHLEDGYRWRKYGQKAVKNSPFPRSYYRCTTASCNVKKRVERSFRDPSTVVTTYEGQHTHNISPLMSRPVPGGGFFGSSGVASNLGGNFGFPMESSTLISPQFQQLVHYHQQQEVLSCFGGVGQYVNSHTHGYGDDERVKKSRGLVRDNGLLQDVVPCHMLKEE from the exons ATGGAGTTTACTAGTTTTTATCACCCGTCGTCTCTAAGCGTTTGGGAGTTTGGAGATTTGATGGCGGCTGAGAGGGATTCATTTGAGTTATTAGGTTCTCAGGACATTGCTGCTGCTTCACCTCATTCATTTCTTCTTGAAACGTTCCAACCGCAAACGCAACCGTTTGTTAAACTGCCTTCTGCTGATTCAACTATCTTTCAAGCTCCACCATCAAACGCGACTACAGATAAGTCAGTGACGTCAAGGGTGGAATCTTTTTGTTCGGATCATTTTCTGATAAATTCACCAGCGACACCTAACTCGTCCTCGTTTTCCTCGGCGTCAAGCGAGGCTGTAAACGAAGAGAAAGCTAAAAGAGAaaatcaagaagaagaggaacaaAATAAGAGTGATACTAATAAACA GGTGAAACCAAAGAATAATAGCCTGAAGCGACAAAGAGAGCCAAGAGTAGCCTTCATGACAAAGAGTGAGGTTGATCATCTCGAAGATGGTTATCGCTGGAGAAAATATGGTCAGAAAGCTGTCAAAAACAGTCCTTTTCCTAG gaGTTACTACCGTTGCACAACAGCTTCATGTAACGTGAAGAAGAGAGTAGAGAGATCGTTCAGAGATCCAAGCACTGTGGTTACGACCTACGAAGGTCAACACACACACAATATTAGTCCACTCATGTCTCGTCCAGTCCCCGGTGGAGGCTTCTTCGGATCGTCAGGAGTTGCTTCAAATCTTGGTGGTAACTTTGGGTTTCCAATGGAGAGCTCAACACTAATATCTCCTCAGTTCCAACAGCTTGTCCATTACCACCAACAACAAGAAGTCTTGTCTTGTTTTGGAGGAGTCGGACAGTACGTTAACAGCCACACACATGGGTATGGTGATGATGAACGTGTGAAGAAGAGTCGAGGTTTGGTTAGAGATAATGGACTTCTTCAGGATGTTGTCCCGTGTCATATGTTGAAGGAAGAGTAG
- the LOC106395212 gene encoding transcription factor UPBEAT1, with protein sequence MGGVTLEGQRKESIWVLMRRQRARRALVKKIMIRPKKSVEAIRRPSRAIHRRVKTLKELVPNTKSSSAGLDGLLRQTADYILALERKVRVMQTMFQALTETDCV encoded by the coding sequence ATGGGAGGAGTAACATTAGAAGGACAAAGAAAGGAATCAATTTGGGTTCTGATGAGAAGACAAAGAGCACGAAGGGCACTTGTGAAGAAGATCATGATCCGACCCAAGAAAAGTGTGGAAGCTATTAGAAGACCGTCTCGCGCCATTCATAGACGAGTCAAGACTCTGAAAGAGCTTGTTCCCAACACTAAATCATCTTCAGCAGGTTTGGATGGACTCTTAAGGCAAACGGCTGATTATATTTTGGCTTTGGAAAGGAAAGTGAGAGTCATGCAGACTATGTTTCAGGCTTTGACCGAAACTGATTGTGTTTAA
- the LOC125608400 gene encoding calvin cycle protein CP12-1, chloroplastic — translation MTTIAATGLNVATPRVFVRPVARLSAPVRLNYPWKFSSMNRMVMSVKATSEGGISDKVEKSIQEATETCADDPVSGECVAAWDEVEELSAAASHARDKKKAGGSDPLEEYCSDNPETDECRTYD, via the coding sequence ATGACAACCATAGCTGCAACCGGTCTCAACGTCGCAACTCCAAGAGTGTTCGTTCGACCGGTGGCTCGACTATCTGCTCCGGTCCGTTTGAACTACCCGTGGAAATTCAGTTCGATGAACCGGATGGTTATGTCTGTTAAGGCGACATCTGAGGGAGGGATATCGGATAAGGTGGAGAAGAGTATTCAGGAGGCTACGGAGACTTGCGCCGACGATCCGGTGAGCGGAGAGTGCGTGGCAGCTTGGGACGAGGTGGAGGAGCTGAGTGCAGCGGCGAGTCACGCCAGGGACAAGAAGAAGGCTGGTGGATCTGATCCTTTGGAAGAATATTGCAGTGATAATCCTGAGACCGATGAGTGTCGTACTTATGATTGA